CCATGAGGCCGCCCGCCGCCTGCTGGGCGACGGCATGCTGGGCATCAGCTGCCATGCCAGCCGCCACCTGGCCATGCGGGCCGGGGAGATCGGCGCTGATTACGTCGCCTTCGGCGCCTTCTTCCCCAGCAGCACCAAGGACGCCGAGCACCGGGCCGAGCCGGAGGTGCTGGAATGGTGGTCCTCTCTGTTCGAACTGCCCTGCGTCGCCATCGGCGGCATCACGCCATCGAACTGCGCGCCGCTGGTGCGCGCGGGGGCCGATTTCCTGGCGGTGGTCAGCGCCGTCTGGAACCATCCGGAAGGCGCGGATGCCGGGGTGCGCGCCATGAACGCCGCCATCGCCGCCGCGCAGGCCTGACTCCCCTCACCTGAAACACCGAAGGCGGGCCGGATCATCATCCGGCCCGCCTTCGGTAAGGGCTTGGCATTCGTCGCGGCGGGAGGGGGGGCCCGCCGTCGGAACTCAGCGGCGGCCGCCGCCCAGATTCAGGTCGCTCACCGCTTCGGCCAGATGCGCGGCATGCGGGGAGGACGGCGCCTCGGCCAGCTCCTCGAAGCTGGCACCGGTGCCGGCCATCATCAGGCGGCCGTTGTCCGGGCGGTTGTAGATGAAGCCGTGGAGCGGGTAGACGCGGCCATAGGCCTCGTCGCTGCGGCCGACCTGCACGCGCACCGCCGTCCAGTCGTTGCGGTCGGAGACATCGATGACGGAGACGCCGTGCATGACGGTGCCCTTGCGGATGCCCGGGCCTTCCCAGTTCGCATGGTCGATCAGCACCTCACGCGCGCCGACCACCTTGGAGACGACGGCCACATGGCCCAGCCGCATGCCGCCGGATGCCCGGAAGGACATGACGGCGCCGCGCTCCGGCCGCTGGCCACGGGCATAATTGCCGGCGGCTCTGGCCCACCAGGTATGGGCGTTGCCCGTGATGTCCATTCCGGTGATGGAGCGGACATACGGCACGCAGGAGATGGAGGCGAAACGGCTGACGGCGGCACCGCGCGTCACGGAACTGCGGAGCGGCTGCTTGGTGCCCTGCAGCTTGACGCTGCGGCTAGTGGAGCTCACCTCGGTTGCGACGCGCTGCTTCACGGTCTCCCGCGCGCCGCGGCTGGTGG
This genomic window from Roseomonas marmotae contains:
- a CDS encoding CHAP domain-containing protein, with amino-acid sequence MAVLMGVACAMPTMADAATSRGARETVKQRVATEVSSTSRSVKLQGTKQPLRSSVTRGAAVSRFASISCVPYVRSITGMDITGNAHTWWARAAGNYARGQRPERGAVMSFRASGGMRLGHVAVVSKVVGAREVLIDHANWEGPGIRKGTVMHGVSVIDVSDRNDWTAVRVQVGRSDEAYGRVYPLHGFIYNRPDNGRLMMAGTGASFEELAEAPSSPHAAHLAEAVSDLNLGGGRR
- the thiE gene encoding thiamine phosphate synthase; translation: MATQTDGCRLYLVTPPVLEPRAFADVLARALDAGDVAALQLRLKGVDDDALRRAIDILRPVVQSRDVAFLLNDRAELAVQTGCDGAHLGQEDGDHEAARRLLGDGMLGISCHASRHLAMRAGEIGADYVAFGAFFPSSTKDAEHRAEPEVLEWWSSLFELPCVAIGGITPSNCAPLVRAGADFLAVVSAVWNHPEGADAGVRAMNAAIAAAQA